A single genomic interval of Helianthus annuus cultivar XRQ/B chromosome 6, HanXRQr2.0-SUNRISE, whole genome shotgun sequence harbors:
- the LOC110892575 gene encoding putative F-box protein At5g62060 yields MSDNVPFEIQEEIIKRLPIKSLIQFRLVSKAWKSLISSSAFIADYSAPHPQLQHLLVRYDHRHISPPTYSSVVDDHTLPNNQRVSLTPPPLINWLRDSLITGSSHGLLCLRCFYGDDRYGLGTRMAVLGFVQRLNDPKIVKITEINTWSDTESVTLIPWQVEVVVDGFCYWLATDRSTIDPGFDAYNLIISFHVTREEFAEVSLPESLVYEGSIDYLNISNLRESLVVLDQNTQENVCYVWSMKDGAWKSFTKLFTIYSPDATLLSVLEFRKSGEPVIEIVDNDADPRYVPSLLAIYEPKSKHISNLGFNGTGSFFVHSYKETLLLLDQPEFTVYAKGKGYIVKQRAEIISLLKHTSKVMNHFNFFAHSIIH; encoded by the exons ATGTCAGACAATGTGCCTTTCGAAATTCAAGAGGAAATCATCAAAAGGCTTCCTATCAAATCATTGATCCAATTCCGATTGGTCTCCAAAGCCTGGAAGTCTCTCATTAGCAGTAGTGCTTTTATTGCAGATTACAGCGCCCCACACCCACAGCTGCAACATCTACTCGTGAGGTATGATCATCGACATATTTCTCCGCCAACATATTCTTCAGTTGTCGATGATCATACTTTACCCAACAACCAGAGAGTTTCCCTCACTCCTCCCCCGTTGATTAACTGGCTTAGAGATTCTCTAATAACTGGCAGCTCTCATGGCTTGTTGTGTTTGCGCTGTTTTTATGGCGATGACAGATATGGTCTTGGAACCAGAATGGCT GTTTTGGGGTTTGTCCAGAGACTAAATGACCCTAAGATTGTCAAGATCACAGAAATTAATACGTGGAGTGATACGGAAAGTGTAACTCTCATCCCTTGGCAGGTTGAG GTTGTTGTAGATGGGTTCTGTTATTGGCTTGCTACTGATAGGAGTACTATAGATCCTGGATTTGACGCTTATAATCTGATTATTTCATTTCATGTGACAAGGGAAGAGTTTGCAGAAGTAAGCCTACCTGAGAGTTTAGTATATGAGGGGTCTATTGATTATTTGAACATCTCTAATCTAAGAGAGTCTCTTGTTGTGCTTGATCAAAATACGCAAGAGAATGTTTGTTATGTTTGGTCAATGAAGGATGGTGCATGGAAGTCGTTTACAAAGCTATTCACTATTTACTCACCAGATGCAACGCTACTAAGTGTACTAGAATTTAGGAAAAGTGGTGAACCTGTAATTGAAATTGTAGATAATGATGCTGACCCGCGTTATGTCCCGTCATTGCTTGCCATTTATGAACCCAAATCAAAACACATCAGTAATCTTGGGTTTAATGGAACAGGTTCATTTTTTGTGCATTCCTACAAGGAAACACTACTTTTGCTTGACCAACCAGAATTTACGGTTTATGCCAAAGGTAAAGGCTACATCGTTAAGCAGAGAGCTGAGATTATAAGCCTTTTGAAGCATACCAGCAAGGTAATGAATCATTTTAATTTCTTTGCTCATTCTATTATCCATTGA